A region from the Palaemon carinicauda isolate YSFRI2023 unplaced genomic scaffold, ASM3689809v2 scaffold589, whole genome shotgun sequence genome encodes:
- the LOC137637219 gene encoding uncharacterized protein, with protein sequence MFPRTLILVAISAAFASGIPPPISECDIITEILQMALSPLDPQTFPIIPNVNYIRDYVRYNLDFFHLVFAGFSRVNCNHFNASGQPLNNVGVSQQVTQELNDHPDAVVEAINIYLSRFVNDPTAILNYLLCIDYP encoded by the exons ATGTTCCCGAGAACATTGATCCTGGTGGCAATTTCAGCTGCCTTTGCATCAGGGATTCCGCCTCCAA TTTCAGAGTGTGACATAATTACTGAAATACTACAAATGGCGCTTAGTCCCCTGGATCCACAAACGTTCCCCATTATCCCCAATGTCAATTATATTCGTGACTACGTCAG ATACAACTTAGACTTTTTTCACCTGGTATTTGCAGGCTTTTCCCGTGTAAACTGCAACCACTTCAATGCTTCTGGGCAACCCTTA AACAACGTTGGAGTCAGTCAACAAGTGACTCAGGAGCTGAATGATCATCCAGATGCAGTGGTGGAGGCTATAAATATTTACCTTTCTCGCTTTGTCAACGACCCTACCGCAATACTCAACTATTTACTTTGCATCGACTACCCCTAA
- the LOC137637220 gene encoding uncharacterized protein produces MFQRTLILAAISAAFPSVISQISPSDLITEKLQTAFGRDDPHTFPSFSNFIYIRDNISYPFDFLNSSLQGFSNVECTAFHDFEDDRVTTLNLTGHNLEFDTSEVIIERQLTEFTSQMHNYTLGLRFRYDYYSPNPFNLCITRDSLEMIFHAERITINIYSDPEVFRELNDHPEAVGKAINLYLPRFANNLTTTLNYILCEYSWKYLEYPYMDGSF; encoded by the exons ATGTTCCAGAGAACATTGATCCTGGCGGCAATTTCAGCTGCCTTTCCATCAGTGATTTCTCAGA TTTCACCGAGTGACCTAATTACTGAAAAACTACAAACGGCGTTTGGTCGCGATGATCCACACACGTTCCCCAGTTTCTCCAATTTCATTTATATTCGTGACAACATCAG ttaccccTTTGACTTCTTGAACTCGTCATTACAAGGCTTTTCAAATGTTGAGTGCACCGCCTTCCATGATTTTGAGGATGACAGAGTG ACAACACTGAACCTCACAGGACACAATTTGGAATTCGATACCAGTGAGGTCATAATAGAACGACAATTAACTGAGTTTAC TTCGCAGATGCATAACTATACTCTGGGGTTGAGGTTCAGATATGATTATTACTCGCCGAATCCCTTCAATCTCTGCATCACCAGAGATTCTCTCGAAATGATCTTCCATGCTGAAAGAATCACG ATCAACATTTACTCAGATCCAGAAGTGTTTCGGGAGCTGAATGATCATCCAGAAGCAGTGGGAAAGGCTATAAATCTTTACCTTCCTCGCTTTGCCAACAACCTTACCACAACACTCAACTATATACTTTGCGAATATTCGTGGAAATATTTAGAATACCCATATATGGATGGCAGTTTCTAG